In a genomic window of Feifania hominis:
- a CDS encoding RnfABCDGE type electron transport complex subunit D yields the protein MEQKLTVTSAPHVRHPDSTRGIMVDVLIALTPALIFSVYLFGLRALGLVAVSVTSCVLFEYLYRKLLKKSNDIGDFSAAVTGLLLALNLPVGVPYWLPVIGAFFAIVVVKQLYGGIGRNFVNPALAARVFLMLSWPSLMSSFVHPVFSPFAHIGADAVSSATPLAVLKAGGTPDVTLFELLLGHYAGCIGETSAVLLMAGGLYLLYRRVISWQIPVSFLGTVALISFLTGGADPVNAMLTQLLSGGLMLGAIFMATDYTTSPCTGVGKLIFGVGCGLITVFIRRFGGYAEGVSFAILLMNLMVWFIDKYTRPRKFGGAAHGK from the coding sequence GTGGAACAAAAACTCACCGTGACCAGCGCCCCGCATGTGCGCCACCCGGACAGCACGCGCGGCATCATGGTCGACGTGCTCATCGCACTGACGCCGGCGCTGATCTTCTCGGTCTATCTGTTCGGCCTGCGTGCGCTGGGCCTTGTCGCCGTCAGCGTCACAAGCTGCGTGCTCTTTGAGTACCTCTACCGGAAACTGCTCAAAAAGTCAAACGACATCGGCGACTTCTCGGCGGCCGTCACCGGGCTGCTGCTGGCGCTGAATCTGCCGGTCGGCGTGCCCTACTGGCTGCCGGTCATCGGCGCTTTCTTCGCCATTGTGGTGGTCAAGCAGCTCTACGGCGGCATCGGCCGCAACTTTGTCAACCCCGCGCTCGCGGCGCGCGTGTTTCTGATGCTCTCCTGGCCGAGCCTGATGAGCAGCTTTGTCCACCCGGTGTTCAGCCCCTTTGCCCACATTGGCGCCGATGCGGTCTCCTCCGCGACGCCTCTCGCCGTGCTGAAAGCGGGCGGCACGCCCGATGTGACCCTCTTTGAGCTGCTGCTCGGCCACTACGCCGGCTGCATCGGCGAGACCTCGGCGGTGCTGCTGATGGCAGGCGGGCTGTATCTGCTCTACCGGCGGGTCATCTCCTGGCAGATTCCCGTCAGCTTTCTCGGCACGGTGGCGCTCATCAGCTTTCTCACCGGCGGCGCGGACCCTGTAAACGCCATGCTCACCCAGCTGCTCTCGGGCGGTCTCATGCTCGGCGCCATTTTCATGGCGACCGACTACACGACCTCGCCCTGCACCGGCGTCGGAAAGCTGATCTTCGGCGTCGGCTGCGGGCTGATCACCGTGTTTATCCGGCGCTTCGGCGGCTATGCCGAGGGCGTCAGCTTTGCCATACTGCTGATGAATCTGATGGTCTGGTTCATTGACAAGTACACAAGACCCCGAAAGTTTGGAGGCGCCGCACATGGAAAATAA